A window from Gasterosteus aculeatus chromosome 14, fGasAcu3.hap1.1, whole genome shotgun sequence encodes these proteins:
- the sgsm1b gene encoding small G protein signaling modulator 1 isoform X1, with translation MGEAETRQKLLRNVKKEVKQIMEEAVTRKFVHADSSHIISFCAVVEACMLHGLKRRIAGLLCSNKVASLFMKAAKTFLPAEELCHKVQEVEQLIENNKQNNSSLSNDRSRQSKLANLTPQALKHLWIRTALMEKLLDKIVLYLVENSGAFYEKEAMLMDPVDGPILASLLVGPCALEYTKVKTADHFWTDPSADELVQRHRIHSGHCRQDSPSRRPALIQKRQSSGSMDDRPLMWVRDYVESLHQNSRATLLFGKNNVLVQPRDDMEAIPGYLSLHQTADVMTLKWTPNQLMNGNVGELDSEKSVYWDYAMTIRLEDIVYLHCHQQVNSGGTVVLVSQDGIQRPPLHFPKGGHLLQFLTCLETGLLPHGQLDPPLWNQRGKGKVFPKLRNRSPHGSCDSVSDKEEDEATDYVFRIIFPGNQMEFMALELMDQGVTLWQPTARKSSCSSCSQNGSSDGSLPNGCNQERAPLKLLCDTMKYQIISRAFYGWLAYCRHLSTVRTHLSALVNTTIVDPDVPCDAHGGLSVEVWGRFLKDSSAYEEEEIHRLVYFGGVAPSLRKEVWPFLLGHYRFTMTETCRREIDEQMRTVYEQTMKEWKGCEAIVVQREREKHAEALARCLSGGSVEKGPVQRDSTISTDSSLSSSSDPPNTHTQSDSISSGTQQVSELVEAVDQIGTELKVGEGEAQQSTPLKDVTSGTADSPSSPGASTQHPSSANSPLETETAAGAATSQPSEASQQVLHEKPTTGSQSGGEDTMEPGAKAVISEAKMENVSEGEMVKDSGISELTTESKEEPELEERKSEKSEDFKAVDTKYNLRSIPESTNILKLETEIHNEYFQAPPLGQTLTFQAHKSKDVEVEPPRRPLAEKEVNPEDERKTKETSEKSEPASEQKACITWPERKDAEGTACELAEIKKDKAAEIPFEKPGSKSPVRQVLNALQSASRGSLSLPSHSRQSPDAADSDDSPSALEMEDIPAGTCVTSDDIKARPLAGLAAPPVPPAQRRKMASEDLVLDRHLDSACNTSPEGTDPGLSEEEPEMDIALAEPEPAESGGDTKRDVPSEEPTYSQETLDMYLINLHRIDKDVRRCDRAYWYFTPENLEKLRNIMCSYVWKHLDTGYVQGMCDLLAPLLVILDDEVMAFSCFTELMKRMNQNFPHGGAMDSHFANMRSLIQILDSELFELMQQNGDYTHFYFCYRWFLLDFKREMVYDDVYSVWETIWAAKYTSSDHFVLFIALALVEMYRDIILENNMDFTDIIKFFNEMAERHNVPQVLMMARDLVNKVQTLIENK, from the exons ATGGGAG AGGCAGAGACGCGTCAGAAACTGCTGCGCAATGTGAAGAAGGAG GTGAAACAAATTATGGAGGAGGCCGTCACAAGGAAATTTGTGCACGCAGACAGCAGCCACATCATATCCTTCTGCg CTGTAGTGGAGGCCTGCATGCTTCATGGACTGAAGCGGCGTATTGCAGGTCTGCTCTGCAGTAACAAGGTTGCATCACTCTTCATGAAGGCGGCAAAAACCTTTTTGCCTGCTGAGGAACTCTGCCACAAGGtccaggaggtggagcagctcaTCGAAAACAA CAAGCAGAACAATTCCTCACTCAGTAATGACCGCAGTCGTCAATCCAAGTTGGCCAACCTCACCCCTCAGGCCCTGAAACACCTTTGGATCCGAACTGCACTGATGGAGAAGCTCCTAGACAAGATTGTCCTGTACTTGGTGGAGAATAGCGG TGCCTTCTATGAGAAAGAAGCCATGCTGATGGATCCTGTGGATGGACCAATTCTTGCATCTCTATTGG TTGGGCCTTGCGCCTTGGAGTACACCAAAGTCAAGACTGCGGACCATTTCTGGACGGACCCGTCTGCCGACGAGCTCGTGCAGCGGCATCGCATCCACAGCGGCCACTGTCGGCAGGATTCGCCCTCGAGACGGCCTGCCCTG ATCCAGAAGAGACAATCCAGCGGTAGCATGGACGATCGTCCTCTCATGTGGGTGAGGGACTATGTGGAATCACTGCACCAAAACTCCAGAGCAACACTTCTGTTCGGGAAGAACAATGTGCTGGTGCAgccg AGAGACGACATGGAGGCCATCCCGGGCTACCTTTCTTTACATCAAACCGCAGACGTCATGACGCTGAAATGGACACCCAATCAGCTGATGAACGGCAATGTGGGGGAGCTGGATTCTGAGAAAAG TGTTTATTGGGATTATGCCATGACAATTCGTTTAGAGGACATTGTGTATCTCCACTGTCATCAGCAAG TGAACAGTGGGGGGACGGTGGTTTTGGTGAGCCAAGATGGGATCCAGCGTCCTCCTCTACATTTCCCCAAAGGAGGCCATCTCCTCCAATTCCTGACCTGCCTGGAGACCGGCCTGCTACCTCACGGACAGCTGGATCCACCGCTCTGGAATCAGAGAGGAAAG GGAAAGGTTTTCCCTAAACTGCGAAATAGGAGTCCACACGGCTCGTGTGATTCTGTGTCCGACAAGGAAGAGGACGAAGCAACCGATTATGTGTTTCGGATCATCTTTCCTGGCAATCAGATGGAGTTCA TGGCCCTGGAGCTGATGGACCAGGGCGTTActttgtggcaacccacggccAGAAAGTCCTCATGCTCCTCCTGCTCACAGAACGGCTCCTCCGATGGCTCCCTGCCCAACGGCTGCAACCAGGAAAG GGCTCCCTTAAAGCTCCTTTGTGACACCATGAAGTACCAGATAATCTCCCGTGCTTTCTATGGAT GGCTTGCATACTGCCGTCATCTATCCACAGTTCGTACGCACCTTTCTGCCCTTGTCAACACCACTATAGTTGACCCGGATGTGCCATGCGACGCCCACGGAGGACTCTCTGTGGAGGTCTGGGGCCGGTTCCTCAAGGACAGCTCT gcgtatgaggaagaggagatacACAGGCTTGTGTATTTCGGTGGTGTTGCTCCCTCATTACGCAAAGAGGTCTGGCCCTTCCTGTTGGGACACTACCGCTTTACCATGACGGAGACATGCAGGCGAGAG ATTGATGAGCAGATGCGGACTGTGTACGAGCAGACCATGAAGGAGTGGAAGGGTTGCGAGGCCATAGTcgtgcagagggagagggagaaacacgCCGAGGCCCTCGCCAGATGTTTGTCCGGCGGCAGTGTGGAAAAAGGGCCAGTGCAGCGGGACTCCACCATCAGCACCGAT TCGTCTCTAAGTAGCAGCTCAGATCCACCGAATACTCACACACAAAGTGATTCCATCAGCAGCGGCACACAG CAGGTATCTGAATTGGTTGAGGCAGTGGATCAGATTGGGACCGAGCTCAAAGTCGGGGAAGGAGAAGCACAACAAAGCACTCCACTAAAAGACGTCACAAGTGGCACTGCGGACAGCCCCTCCTCCCCAGGTGCGTCAACTCAACATCCGAGTTCAGCAAACAGCCCCCTAGAAACAGAGACGGCCGCTGGAGCGGCAACCTCTCAGCCGTCGGAAGCATCACAACAAGTCTTACATGAAAAACCCACAACTGGATCACAGTCAGGAGGCGAGGACACGATGGAGCCGGGAGCCAAAGCTGTGATTTCGGAGGCAAAAATGGAGAACGTTTCAGAAGGTGAGATGGTCAAGGACAGTGGAATCAGTGAGTTGACAACCGAATCAAAGGAAGAACCTGAATTAGAAGAACGAAAATCTGAGAAATCTGAAGATTTCAAAGCAGTCgacacaaaatataatttaagaaGTATCCCAGAGAGCACTAACATCCTAAAGCTAGAAACAGAGATTCATAATGAATATTTTCAAGCACCTCCACTCGGGCAAACCTTAACTTTTCAAGCACACAAGAGCAAAGATGTGGAAGTGGAGCCGCCACGTCGTCCTTTAGCAGAAAAAGAGGTTAATCCAGAGGATGAAAGAAAGACGAAAGAGACTTCTGAAAAATCGGAGCCAGCTTCTGAACAAAAGGCCTGCATCACGTGGCCGGAAAGAAAGGATGCTGAAGGAACCGCCTGTGAATTGGCGGAAATCAAAAAAGATAAAGCCGCAGAAATTCCATTCGAGAAACCTGGTTCAAAATCGCCCGTCAGGCAGGTCCTGAATGCCCTCCAGTCGGCGTCGAGGGGCAGCCTTTCGTTACCGTCCCACTCCCGGCAGTCTCCGGACGCGGCGGATTCGGATGACTCTCCTTCGGCCCTGGAAATGGAGGACATTCCTGCAGGGACGTGCGTGACCTCAGATGACATCAAGGCCAGGCCTCTGGCGGGTCTCGCTGCTCCACCTGTCCCCCCTGCGCAGAGACGGAAGATGGCATCGGAGGACCTCGTCCTAGATCGCCATCTGGACTCGGCGTGCAACACCAGCCCCGAGGGCACCGACCCGGGCCTCTCCGAAGAGGAGCCCGAGATGGACATCGCGCTCGCTGAACCCGAGCCCGCAGAGTCGGGAGGAGACACGAAACGCGACGTCCCCTCGGAAGAACCCACCTATTCC CAAGAAACACTGGACATGTACTTGATCAATTTACATCGCATTGACAAAGATGTCCGGCGCTGTGACCGAGCGTATTGGTACTTCACTCCCGAGAACCTGGAGAAGCTGCGTAACATCATGTGCAG TTACGTGTGGAAGCATCTGGATACGGGTTACGTCCAAGGCATGTGTGATCTGCTGGCTCCTCTGCTGGTTATTCTGGACGATG AGGTCATGGCATTTAGTTGCTTTACCGAATTAATGAAGAGGATGAACCAGAATTTTCCACATGGCGGTGCGATGGACTCCCACTTTGCCAATATGCGTTCTCTTATCCAg ATCCTGGACTCTGAGCTGTTTGAACTGATGCAGCAGAACGGAGACTACACTCACTTCTACTTCTGTTACCGCTGGTTTCTACTTGACTTCAAAAGAG AAATGGTGTATGATGACGTGTACTCTGTTTGGGAAACAATCTGGGCAGCCAAGTACACCTCCTCTGATCACTTTGTCCTCTTCATTGCTCTGGCACTTGTGGAGATGTACAGAGACATCATCCTGGAAAATAATATGGACTTTACAGACATCATCAAGTTCTTTAATG AAATGGCCGAGCGACACAACGTTCCGCAGGTCCTGATGATGGCTCGAGACTTGGTCAATAAAGTGCAAACGCTCATTGAAAACaagtga
- the sgsm1b gene encoding small G protein signaling modulator 1 isoform X2, translated as MGEAETRQKLLRNVKKEVKQIMEEAVTRKFVHADSSHIISFCAVVEACMLHGLKRRIAGLLCSNKVASLFMKAAKTFLPAEELCHKVQEVEQLIENNKQNNSSLSNDRSRQSKLANLTPQALKHLWIRTALMEKLLDKIVLYLVENSGAFYEKEAMLMDPVDGPILASLLVGPCALEYTKVKTADHFWTDPSADELVQRHRIHSGHCRQDSPSRRPALIQKRQSSGSMDDRPLMWVRDYVESLHQNSRATLLFGKNNVLVQPRDDMEAIPGYLSLHQTADVMTLKWTPNQLMNGNVGELDSEKSVYWDYAMTIRLEDIVYLHCHQQVNSGGTVVLVSQDGIQRPPLHFPKGGHLLQFLTCLETGLLPHGQLDPPLWNQRGKGKVFPKLRNRSPHGSCDSVSDKEEDEATDYVFRIIFPGNQMEFMALELMDQGVTLWQPTARKSSCSSCSQNGSSDGSLPNGCNQERAPLKLLCDTMKYQIISRAFYGWLAYCRHLSTVRTHLSALVNTTIVDPDVPCDAHGGLSVEVWGRFLKDSSAYEEEEIHRLVYFGGVAPSLRKEVWPFLLGHYRFTMTETCRREIDEQMRTVYEQTMKEWKGCEAIVVQREREKHAEALARCLSGGSVEKGPVQRDSTISTDSSLSSSSDPPNTHTQSDSISSGTQVSELVEAVDQIGTELKVGEGEAQQSTPLKDVTSGTADSPSSPGASTQHPSSANSPLETETAAGAATSQPSEASQQVLHEKPTTGSQSGGEDTMEPGAKAVISEAKMENVSEGEMVKDSGISELTTESKEEPELEERKSEKSEDFKAVDTKYNLRSIPESTNILKLETEIHNEYFQAPPLGQTLTFQAHKSKDVEVEPPRRPLAEKEVNPEDERKTKETSEKSEPASEQKACITWPERKDAEGTACELAEIKKDKAAEIPFEKPGSKSPVRQVLNALQSASRGSLSLPSHSRQSPDAADSDDSPSALEMEDIPAGTCVTSDDIKARPLAGLAAPPVPPAQRRKMASEDLVLDRHLDSACNTSPEGTDPGLSEEEPEMDIALAEPEPAESGGDTKRDVPSEEPTYSQETLDMYLINLHRIDKDVRRCDRAYWYFTPENLEKLRNIMCSYVWKHLDTGYVQGMCDLLAPLLVILDDEVMAFSCFTELMKRMNQNFPHGGAMDSHFANMRSLIQILDSELFELMQQNGDYTHFYFCYRWFLLDFKREMVYDDVYSVWETIWAAKYTSSDHFVLFIALALVEMYRDIILENNMDFTDIIKFFNEMAERHNVPQVLMMARDLVNKVQTLIENK; from the exons ATGGGAG AGGCAGAGACGCGTCAGAAACTGCTGCGCAATGTGAAGAAGGAG GTGAAACAAATTATGGAGGAGGCCGTCACAAGGAAATTTGTGCACGCAGACAGCAGCCACATCATATCCTTCTGCg CTGTAGTGGAGGCCTGCATGCTTCATGGACTGAAGCGGCGTATTGCAGGTCTGCTCTGCAGTAACAAGGTTGCATCACTCTTCATGAAGGCGGCAAAAACCTTTTTGCCTGCTGAGGAACTCTGCCACAAGGtccaggaggtggagcagctcaTCGAAAACAA CAAGCAGAACAATTCCTCACTCAGTAATGACCGCAGTCGTCAATCCAAGTTGGCCAACCTCACCCCTCAGGCCCTGAAACACCTTTGGATCCGAACTGCACTGATGGAGAAGCTCCTAGACAAGATTGTCCTGTACTTGGTGGAGAATAGCGG TGCCTTCTATGAGAAAGAAGCCATGCTGATGGATCCTGTGGATGGACCAATTCTTGCATCTCTATTGG TTGGGCCTTGCGCCTTGGAGTACACCAAAGTCAAGACTGCGGACCATTTCTGGACGGACCCGTCTGCCGACGAGCTCGTGCAGCGGCATCGCATCCACAGCGGCCACTGTCGGCAGGATTCGCCCTCGAGACGGCCTGCCCTG ATCCAGAAGAGACAATCCAGCGGTAGCATGGACGATCGTCCTCTCATGTGGGTGAGGGACTATGTGGAATCACTGCACCAAAACTCCAGAGCAACACTTCTGTTCGGGAAGAACAATGTGCTGGTGCAgccg AGAGACGACATGGAGGCCATCCCGGGCTACCTTTCTTTACATCAAACCGCAGACGTCATGACGCTGAAATGGACACCCAATCAGCTGATGAACGGCAATGTGGGGGAGCTGGATTCTGAGAAAAG TGTTTATTGGGATTATGCCATGACAATTCGTTTAGAGGACATTGTGTATCTCCACTGTCATCAGCAAG TGAACAGTGGGGGGACGGTGGTTTTGGTGAGCCAAGATGGGATCCAGCGTCCTCCTCTACATTTCCCCAAAGGAGGCCATCTCCTCCAATTCCTGACCTGCCTGGAGACCGGCCTGCTACCTCACGGACAGCTGGATCCACCGCTCTGGAATCAGAGAGGAAAG GGAAAGGTTTTCCCTAAACTGCGAAATAGGAGTCCACACGGCTCGTGTGATTCTGTGTCCGACAAGGAAGAGGACGAAGCAACCGATTATGTGTTTCGGATCATCTTTCCTGGCAATCAGATGGAGTTCA TGGCCCTGGAGCTGATGGACCAGGGCGTTActttgtggcaacccacggccAGAAAGTCCTCATGCTCCTCCTGCTCACAGAACGGCTCCTCCGATGGCTCCCTGCCCAACGGCTGCAACCAGGAAAG GGCTCCCTTAAAGCTCCTTTGTGACACCATGAAGTACCAGATAATCTCCCGTGCTTTCTATGGAT GGCTTGCATACTGCCGTCATCTATCCACAGTTCGTACGCACCTTTCTGCCCTTGTCAACACCACTATAGTTGACCCGGATGTGCCATGCGACGCCCACGGAGGACTCTCTGTGGAGGTCTGGGGCCGGTTCCTCAAGGACAGCTCT gcgtatgaggaagaggagatacACAGGCTTGTGTATTTCGGTGGTGTTGCTCCCTCATTACGCAAAGAGGTCTGGCCCTTCCTGTTGGGACACTACCGCTTTACCATGACGGAGACATGCAGGCGAGAG ATTGATGAGCAGATGCGGACTGTGTACGAGCAGACCATGAAGGAGTGGAAGGGTTGCGAGGCCATAGTcgtgcagagggagagggagaaacacgCCGAGGCCCTCGCCAGATGTTTGTCCGGCGGCAGTGTGGAAAAAGGGCCAGTGCAGCGGGACTCCACCATCAGCACCGAT TCGTCTCTAAGTAGCAGCTCAGATCCACCGAATACTCACACACAAAGTGATTCCATCAGCAGCGGCACACAG GTATCTGAATTGGTTGAGGCAGTGGATCAGATTGGGACCGAGCTCAAAGTCGGGGAAGGAGAAGCACAACAAAGCACTCCACTAAAAGACGTCACAAGTGGCACTGCGGACAGCCCCTCCTCCCCAGGTGCGTCAACTCAACATCCGAGTTCAGCAAACAGCCCCCTAGAAACAGAGACGGCCGCTGGAGCGGCAACCTCTCAGCCGTCGGAAGCATCACAACAAGTCTTACATGAAAAACCCACAACTGGATCACAGTCAGGAGGCGAGGACACGATGGAGCCGGGAGCCAAAGCTGTGATTTCGGAGGCAAAAATGGAGAACGTTTCAGAAGGTGAGATGGTCAAGGACAGTGGAATCAGTGAGTTGACAACCGAATCAAAGGAAGAACCTGAATTAGAAGAACGAAAATCTGAGAAATCTGAAGATTTCAAAGCAGTCgacacaaaatataatttaagaaGTATCCCAGAGAGCACTAACATCCTAAAGCTAGAAACAGAGATTCATAATGAATATTTTCAAGCACCTCCACTCGGGCAAACCTTAACTTTTCAAGCACACAAGAGCAAAGATGTGGAAGTGGAGCCGCCACGTCGTCCTTTAGCAGAAAAAGAGGTTAATCCAGAGGATGAAAGAAAGACGAAAGAGACTTCTGAAAAATCGGAGCCAGCTTCTGAACAAAAGGCCTGCATCACGTGGCCGGAAAGAAAGGATGCTGAAGGAACCGCCTGTGAATTGGCGGAAATCAAAAAAGATAAAGCCGCAGAAATTCCATTCGAGAAACCTGGTTCAAAATCGCCCGTCAGGCAGGTCCTGAATGCCCTCCAGTCGGCGTCGAGGGGCAGCCTTTCGTTACCGTCCCACTCCCGGCAGTCTCCGGACGCGGCGGATTCGGATGACTCTCCTTCGGCCCTGGAAATGGAGGACATTCCTGCAGGGACGTGCGTGACCTCAGATGACATCAAGGCCAGGCCTCTGGCGGGTCTCGCTGCTCCACCTGTCCCCCCTGCGCAGAGACGGAAGATGGCATCGGAGGACCTCGTCCTAGATCGCCATCTGGACTCGGCGTGCAACACCAGCCCCGAGGGCACCGACCCGGGCCTCTCCGAAGAGGAGCCCGAGATGGACATCGCGCTCGCTGAACCCGAGCCCGCAGAGTCGGGAGGAGACACGAAACGCGACGTCCCCTCGGAAGAACCCACCTATTCC CAAGAAACACTGGACATGTACTTGATCAATTTACATCGCATTGACAAAGATGTCCGGCGCTGTGACCGAGCGTATTGGTACTTCACTCCCGAGAACCTGGAGAAGCTGCGTAACATCATGTGCAG TTACGTGTGGAAGCATCTGGATACGGGTTACGTCCAAGGCATGTGTGATCTGCTGGCTCCTCTGCTGGTTATTCTGGACGATG AGGTCATGGCATTTAGTTGCTTTACCGAATTAATGAAGAGGATGAACCAGAATTTTCCACATGGCGGTGCGATGGACTCCCACTTTGCCAATATGCGTTCTCTTATCCAg ATCCTGGACTCTGAGCTGTTTGAACTGATGCAGCAGAACGGAGACTACACTCACTTCTACTTCTGTTACCGCTGGTTTCTACTTGACTTCAAAAGAG AAATGGTGTATGATGACGTGTACTCTGTTTGGGAAACAATCTGGGCAGCCAAGTACACCTCCTCTGATCACTTTGTCCTCTTCATTGCTCTGGCACTTGTGGAGATGTACAGAGACATCATCCTGGAAAATAATATGGACTTTACAGACATCATCAAGTTCTTTAATG AAATGGCCGAGCGACACAACGTTCCGCAGGTCCTGATGATGGCTCGAGACTTGGTCAATAAAGTGCAAACGCTCATTGAAAACaagtga